The Pecten maximus chromosome 14, xPecMax1.1, whole genome shotgun sequence genome includes a region encoding these proteins:
- the LOC117342848 gene encoding alkaline ceramidase 3-like, producing MAPVEGYWGKQTATIDWCEENYRITPYIAEFWNTITNFIFIIPTFSVLAIAITQNHENRYKWCHIGVTSVGFGSWCFHMTLLYSMQLLDELPMIYSSCFLLYCQLETTSPENHHNRPLQIFFIVISVLITVIYVSTKYVLFFQACYGIMVISMVVITVRIIMTLRHSRKLYIASLATYVMGVIVWILDQHLCGQLKVVRSDVMPRMLSPVTELHAWWHLLAGVGTYLSVFFSAHTRYLYLNKNPEIRFWMGFWPYLSVPSLTKSKFKHRIMSS from the exons ATGGCACCTGTGGAAGGGTACTGGGGAAAACAAACGGCTACAATCGATTGGTGTGAGGAAAATTACAGAATAACACCGTATATAGCAGAATTTT GGAATACAATCACCAATTTCATCTTCATCATCCCAACGTTTAGCGTGTTAGCCATCGCCATTACACAGAATCATGAAAATCGCTACAAATGGTGCCACATTGGCGTTACAA GTGTGGGTTTTGGGTCTTGGTGTTTTCACATGACGTTATTGTACAGTATGCAA CTGCTGGATGAACTACCTATGATATATAGCTCTTGTTTCCTGTTGTATTGTCA attggaGACCACAAGTCCGGAGAATCATCATAATCGCCCtctacaaatattttttattgttatatctgtGCTGATAACAGTG ATATATGTGTCAACAAAGTATGTACTTTTCTTCCAG GCTTGTTATGGTATAATGGTGATATCAATGGTAGTGATCACTGTTAGAAttataat GACATTACGACATAGCAGAAAACTATACATCGCCTCCCTGGCTACATATGTGATGGGGGTCATCGTCTGGATACTAGATCAGCACCTGTGTGGTCAACTTAA AGTGGTGCGATCGGATGTGATGCCACGAATGTTGTCCCCAGTTACAGAACTTCACGCATGGTGGCATTTACTAGCGGGGGTCGGAACATACCTATCTGTCTTCTTCAG TGCACACACAAGGTACCTGTACTTGAACAAAAACCCAGAAATTCGT TTTTGGATGGGTTTCTGGCCTTACCTATCAGTTCCATCTTTGACCAAGTCAAAATTTAAACATCGCATAATGTCCTCATAA